One Drosophila virilis strain 15010-1051.87 chromosome 5, Dvir_AGI_RSII-ME, whole genome shotgun sequence DNA window includes the following coding sequences:
- the LRR gene encoding F-actin-uncapping protein LRRC16A isoform X7, producing MYTNEMMNHIDQYLRRIIELQIRDVVRQTKNKESVKSILGRHTKILVKYMVKLETKGDKTENRVLVFTPVRIYLLSAKVPTKIECHFHYLDIVGVESKKSTHFSIVTNDRPYSFVTTGDAGNFSSSADVILTDLASAIKQIFPTVPLKYIIKKIDIQPPERETIFSEEFRPSDPRNVGPCGGFSAQYACMCDFHGVPYREEVAWDVDTIYLSHDTRLLNLRDFDHLEPKDLMAIVSALEYNTFFRGLKAAHMRLSHETLERILHVLKRSMWLEELHLESLGLRWDFLNKLSISVITNSSPAIRTIDLSHNLIEDKGASSLCALLGKIVQGAIHLAGPIAKVSKGLCKLALSHCGLTSKGVNQMSHSLTLNQSISNSLTYLDLSGNSLKDDITNLHNFLAQPNVLEHLDLASTDIMLENLFGALLRGCATHLSHLNVSHNSFSTKKGKEIPPSFKQFFTSTLSLKHLNIAGCKLPMEALKNLLLGLACNESTAGLHLDLSGNTLGTQGAHVLESCIHGVRVLQSLDISDNNLDAELASVLTAISKNPSIRTLHLMRSLTGMKPKHVPTVMDALVNLIQKDDFPLVELVLSENKLKHDLHDFINALGSNQSLQKLDISGNYMGDVGARLLAKALQINNRLRTIYLDKNSVTLQGYADIVYALEHNHSMRTIPFPVFDIAPHLKNHPDKTDAVMRKMQELLQRNCNGLKRANGQGFRLQHGFMLSSTHQLVDKLVAETQDTISIAKGGGDNVSAVQRLISDAENCKQLMPKLQEAVRNDAHPIETKLTRVAGELSYTIRSYLEETLETMIRTGIEQCPKTLGNQIVIQELRKALNERLQIPEDFLQNCLLNNAGSEIMNKVGEIEQSLAAAISDRATDEVLEALTRYRRGLGISESPSVLLDEPQTPDIVRSRSSHEAEGLIIRPGGRGSVLPKLGLESPTKLEYLNLATPHLPTKRRSVARKVRPQSVVENLSLSHIPDLLESPSSHRSSSQLSSRGAAAAAAAAAAGAGGASAAGHMMSDSNAAMDDGNVDECCDSITELPSASFQLQHLVKGRPKRAKTRAPTRPLVNAECAAGAVRDIGDGLEHFFRPGSVTPTTLTPLVSPTSEECSSLSFVDSPTMSRDGNGHMTSEETTPIMEERRPIKLERQSPLLKSASWATRSRSTDNLEKYSPLVGRKSPLVKMRTEGGPGNEEAAAAAIAPSAALLKPGTRDEKMRSPSSDSIKSHATGGAVANDGSLLVKTGNGILRTPLALQKPRPWSVVGSEPKANNDLVTGNGSIDSTKTTPDTLEEDIEVLPFGPGIAPGAALEKKSVRELAAGLSRLGDIS from the exons ATGTACACAAACGAAATGATGAATCACATCGATCAATATTTGCGGCGCATTATCGAGCTGCAGATACGCGACGTGGTGAggcaaaccaaaaacaaag AAAGCGTTAAATCGATTTTGGGTCGCCACACAAAGATCTTGGTCAAGTATATGGTCAAATTGGAAACGAAAGGCGATAAAACGGAGAATCGTGTCTTG GTTTTTACGCCCGTTCGCATTTATTTGCTCAGCGCCAAGGTGCCCACAAAG ATCGAATGCCATTTCCATTATTTGGACATTGTCGGCGTCGAGAGCAAAAAGTCAACACATTTCTCGATTGTGACCAACGATCGGCCATATTCGTTTGTCACCACCGGCGATGCGGGCAATTTCAGTTCG AGCGCTGATGTCATTCTAACCGATCTAGCCTCGGCcattaagcaaatatttccAACAGTTCCTCTCAAATACATCATCAAAAAG ATCGACATACAGCCGCCGGAGCGAGAGACAATATTCTCGGAGGAATTTCGACCCTCGGATCCGCGCAATGTTGGTCCCTGCGGCGGTTTCAGTGCCCAATATGCCTGCATGTGCGATTTTCATGGTGTACCGTATCGCGAGGAGGTCGCCTGGGATGTGGACACCATTTACTTGTCCCACGACACACGACTGCTCAACCTGCGCGATTTCGATCATCTGGAGCCGAA AGACTTGATGGCCATTGTTTCGGCTCTGGAATATAATACGTTTTTTCGTGGCCTAAAGGCGGCGCACATGCGCCTCTCGCACGAGACGCTGGAACGCATTCTGCACGTGCTCAAGCGCTCCATGTGGCTAGAGGAGCTGCATCTGGAGTCCTTAGGTTTAAG ATGGGATTTCTTGAATAAGCTTTCGATATCTGTGATTACCAACAGCAGTCCAGCGATACGTACCATCGATTTGAGTCACAATCTCATCGAGGATAAAG GAGCTAGCTCATTGTGCGCCCTACTTGGAAAGATTGTACAAG GCGCCATACATCTGGCTGGGCCCATAGCCAAGGTATCGAAGGGTCTGTGCAAATTGGCGCTCTCCCATTGCGGACTCACCTCAAAGGGCGTTAATCAGATGTCGCACTCGCTGACGCTCAATCAAAGTATTTCCAATTCGCTCACCTATCTGGATCTGAGCGGTAACAGTCTCAAGGATGACATAACC AATCTGCACAATTTCCTGGCTCAACCTAATGTGCTGGAGCATCTGGATCTGGCATCGACTGATATTATGCTGGAAAAT CTGTTTGGAGCTCTGTTGCGCGGCTGTGCCACGCATTTGTCGCACTTGAATGTCTCGCACAACTCGTTCAGCACGAAGAAGGGCAAGGAGATACCGCCCTCGTTCAAGCAGTTCTTTACGAGCACGCTGAGCCTGAAGCACCTCAACATAGCTGGGTGCAAGCTGCCGATGGAGGCGCTCAAGAATCTGTTGCTGGGCCTGGCCTGCAATGAGTCGACGGCGGGTCTGCATCTCGATCTCAGCGGCAATACGCTGGGCACCCAAGGCGCCCACGTGCTCGAGTCCTGCATACACGGCGTACGCGTGCTCCAGAGCCTGGACATCAGCGACAATA ATTTGGATGCCGAACTGGCGTCCGTGCTGACGGCCATCTCGAAGAATCCCTCAATACGCACGCTGCATCTGATGCGCAGCTTGACGGGCATGAAGCCCAAGCATGTGCCCACAGTCATGGATGCGCTGGTCAATCTAATACAAAAGGATGACTTCCCGCTGGTGGAGCTGGTGCTGTCGGAGAACAAGTTGAAGCACGATCTGCACGACTTCATCAATGCGCTGGGCAGCAATCAGAGCCTCCAAAAGCTGGACATCAGTGGCAATTACATGGGCGATGTCGGCGCCCGGCTGCTGGCCAAGGCGCTGCAGATCAACAATCGTCTGCGCACCATTTACCTGGACAAGAACAGCGTCACGCTGCAGGGCTATGCGGATATTGTGTACGCGCTGGAGCACAATCACAGCATGCGCACAATACCCTTCCCAGTGTTCGATATTGCGCCGCATCTGAAAAATCATCCGGATAAGACGGATGCGGTTATGCGCAAAATgcaggagctgctgcagcgcaaCTGCAACGGTCTGAAGCGTGCGAATGGCCAGGGCTTTAGGCTGCAGCATGGCTTTATGCTCTCCTCCACACACCAGCTGGTGGATAAGCTGGTGGCCGAAACACAGGACACCATATCCATAGCCAAGGGCGGCGGCGATAATGTGTCCGCCGTGCAGCGTCTCATCAGCGATGCGGAAAACTGCAAACAGCTGATGCCCAAGCTGCAGGAGGCCGTGCGCAACGATGCGCATCCCATCGAGACGAAGCTGACGCGCGTCGCCGGCGAGCTGAGCTATACGATCCGCAGCTATCTGGAGGAGACGCTCGAGACAATGATACGCACCGGCATCGAGCAGTGCCCCAAAACGCTGGGCAATCAAATTGTTATCCAAGAGCTGCGCAAGGCGCTCAACGAGCGTCTCCAAATACCCGAAGATTTTCTTCAAAACTGTTTGCTCAACAATGCCGGCAGCGAGATCATGAATAAAGTTGG TGAGATAGAGCAGTCGCTAGCTGCGGCCATATCGGATCGTGCCACAGATGAGGTGCTCGAGGCGCTAACACGCTATCGTCGCGGTCTGGGCATATCGGAGTCGCCATCGGTGCTACTGGACGAGCCGCAGACGCCGGACATTGTGCGCAGTCGTTCCAGTCAT GAAGCTGAGGGCTTAATCATACGACCCGGCGGACGCGGCTCGGTCTTGCCCAAACTGGGCCTGGAATCGCCCACT aaaTTGGAATATCTGAACCTT GCCACGCCCCATTTGCCGACGAAGCGCCGCTCGGTTGCCCGCAAGGTGCGTCCCCAGTCCGTGGTTGAGAATCTCAGCCTGAGCCACATACCCGATCTGCTAGAGTCGCCCTCATCGCATCGCTCCAGCTCGCAGCTGTCGTCGCGtggcgctgccgccgccgctgcagccgctgcagccggAGCTGGTGGCGCCTCGGCTGCCGGCCACATGATGAGCGACAGCAATGCGGCCATGGACGATGGCAATGTGGACGAGTGCTGTGATTCGATCACGGAGCTGCCCAGCGCCTCGtttcagctgcagcatctgGTCAAGGGTCGGCCCAAGCGCGCCAAGACGCGTGCCCCGACACGGCCGTTGGTTAATGCTGAATGCGCCGCCGGCGCAGTCCGGGATATTGGCGATGGGTTGGAGCACTTTTTTCGGCCCGGCTCGGTCACGCCCACAACGCTGACACCGCTGGTATCGCCCACATCGGAGGAGTGCAGCTCGCTGTCCTTTGTGGACAGCCCGACGATGAGTCGGGACGGCAACGGGCACATGACCTCCGAGGAGACAACGCCCATCATGGAGGAGCGACGACCCATCAAGCTGGAGCGCCAGTCGCCATTGCTCAAGA GCGCCTCGTGGGCTACGCGTTCGCGCTCCACGGACAACCTGGAGAAGTATTCGCCGCTGGTGGGTCGCAAATCGCCGCTGGTCAAAATGCGCACGGAGGGCGGCCCCGGCAATGAGGAGGCGGCAGCTGCCGCAATCGCGCCCAGCGCCGCACTGCTCAAGCCGGGCACGCGCGACGAGAAGATGCGCTCGCCCAGCAGCGACTCCATCAAGAGCCATGCGACAGGCGGCGCCGTTGCCAACGATGGCAGCCTTTTAGTCAAGACGGGCAACGGCATTCTGCGCACACCTCTCGCCCTGCAGAAGCCGCGTCCCTGGTCCGTGGTGGGCAGCGAGCCGAAGGCGAACAACGATCTGGTCACGGGCAATGGCAGCATCGACTCCACCAAAACAACGCCCGATACCCTGGAAGAAG ATATAGAAGTTCTTCCCTTTGGTCCAGGCATTGCGCCAG GCGCCGCGCTGGAGAAGAAATCGGTGCGGGAGCTGGCCGCAGGACTCAGTCGTTTGG GAGACATTAGTTGA
- the LRR gene encoding F-actin-uncapping protein LRRC16A isoform X6, whose amino-acid sequence MYTNEMMNHIDQYLRRIIELQIRDVVRQTKNKESVKSILGRHTKILVKYMVKLETKGDKTENRVLVFTPVRIYLLSAKVPTKIECHFHYLDIVGVESKKSTHFSIVTNDRPYSFVTTGDAGNFSSSADVILTDLASAIKQIFPTVPLKYIIKKIDIQPPERETIFSEEFRPSDPRNVGPCGGFSAQYACMCDFHGVPYREEVAWDVDTIYLSHDTRLLNLRDFDHLEPKDLMAIVSALEYNTFFRGLKAAHMRLSHETLERILHVLKRSMWLEELHLESLGLRWDFLNKLSISVITNSSPAIRTIDLSHNLIEDKGASSLCALLGKIVQGAIHLAGPIAKVSKGLCKLALSHCGLTSKGVNQMSHSLTLNQSISNSLTYLDLSGNSLKDDITNLHNFLAQPNVLEHLDLASTDIMLENLFGALLRGCATHLSHLNVSHNSFSTKKGKEIPPSFKQFFTSTLSLKHLNIAGCKLPMEALKNLLLGLACNESTAGLHLDLSGNTLGTQGAHVLESCIHGVRVLQSLDISDNNLDAELASVLTAISKNPSIRTLHLMRSLTGMKPKHVPTVMDALVNLIQKDDFPLVELVLSENKLKHDLHDFINALGSNQSLQKLDISGNYMGDVGARLLAKALQINNRLRTIYLDKNSVTLQGYADIVYALEHNHSMRTIPFPVFDIAPHLKNHPDKTDAVMRKMQELLQRNCNGLKRANGQGFRLQHGFMLSSTHQLVDKLVAETQDTISIAKGGGDNVSAVQRLISDAENCKQLMPKLQEAVRNDAHPIETKLTRVAGELSYTIRSYLEETLETMIRTGIEQCPKTLGNQIVIQELRKALNERLQIPEDFLQNCLLNNAGSEIMNKVGEIEQSLAAAISDRATDEVLEALTRYRRGLGISESPSVLLDEPQTPDIVRSRSSHATPHLPTKRRSVARKVRPQSVVENLSLSHIPDLLESPSSHRSSSQLSSRGAAAAAAAAAAGAGGASAAGHMMSDSNAAMDDGNVDECCDSITELPSASFQLQHLVKGRPKRAKTRAPTRPLVNAECAAGAVRDIGDGLEHFFRPGSVTPTTLTPLVSPTSEECSSLSFVDSPTMSRDGNGHMTSEETTPIMEERRPIKLERQSPLLKSASWATRSRSTDNLEKYSPLVGRKSPLVKMRTEGGPGNEEAAAAAIAPSAALLKPGTRDEKMRSPSSDSIKSHATGGAVANDGSLLVKTGNGILRTPLALQKPRPWSVVGSEPKANNDLVTGNGSIDSTKTTPDTLEEDIEVLPFGPGIAPGAALEKKSVRELAAGLSRLELPLKPPVMPRTMLSTVSRTSTASNGSSHSSSSSSNNSSATTTMTTTTSTVLNNQTRSKITSTSSTNSATQETLSKTIITEHGNSSSSSSSKSQSTDHAIACASLISNEILSMRNGQLATKPTSCAESNVKRIAGKEISTLFEETLVEGLQRTSTRRTFRDSPYTKEDVVDL is encoded by the exons ATGTACACAAACGAAATGATGAATCACATCGATCAATATTTGCGGCGCATTATCGAGCTGCAGATACGCGACGTGGTGAggcaaaccaaaaacaaag AAAGCGTTAAATCGATTTTGGGTCGCCACACAAAGATCTTGGTCAAGTATATGGTCAAATTGGAAACGAAAGGCGATAAAACGGAGAATCGTGTCTTG GTTTTTACGCCCGTTCGCATTTATTTGCTCAGCGCCAAGGTGCCCACAAAG ATCGAATGCCATTTCCATTATTTGGACATTGTCGGCGTCGAGAGCAAAAAGTCAACACATTTCTCGATTGTGACCAACGATCGGCCATATTCGTTTGTCACCACCGGCGATGCGGGCAATTTCAGTTCG AGCGCTGATGTCATTCTAACCGATCTAGCCTCGGCcattaagcaaatatttccAACAGTTCCTCTCAAATACATCATCAAAAAG ATCGACATACAGCCGCCGGAGCGAGAGACAATATTCTCGGAGGAATTTCGACCCTCGGATCCGCGCAATGTTGGTCCCTGCGGCGGTTTCAGTGCCCAATATGCCTGCATGTGCGATTTTCATGGTGTACCGTATCGCGAGGAGGTCGCCTGGGATGTGGACACCATTTACTTGTCCCACGACACACGACTGCTCAACCTGCGCGATTTCGATCATCTGGAGCCGAA AGACTTGATGGCCATTGTTTCGGCTCTGGAATATAATACGTTTTTTCGTGGCCTAAAGGCGGCGCACATGCGCCTCTCGCACGAGACGCTGGAACGCATTCTGCACGTGCTCAAGCGCTCCATGTGGCTAGAGGAGCTGCATCTGGAGTCCTTAGGTTTAAG ATGGGATTTCTTGAATAAGCTTTCGATATCTGTGATTACCAACAGCAGTCCAGCGATACGTACCATCGATTTGAGTCACAATCTCATCGAGGATAAAG GAGCTAGCTCATTGTGCGCCCTACTTGGAAAGATTGTACAAG GCGCCATACATCTGGCTGGGCCCATAGCCAAGGTATCGAAGGGTCTGTGCAAATTGGCGCTCTCCCATTGCGGACTCACCTCAAAGGGCGTTAATCAGATGTCGCACTCGCTGACGCTCAATCAAAGTATTTCCAATTCGCTCACCTATCTGGATCTGAGCGGTAACAGTCTCAAGGATGACATAACC AATCTGCACAATTTCCTGGCTCAACCTAATGTGCTGGAGCATCTGGATCTGGCATCGACTGATATTATGCTGGAAAAT CTGTTTGGAGCTCTGTTGCGCGGCTGTGCCACGCATTTGTCGCACTTGAATGTCTCGCACAACTCGTTCAGCACGAAGAAGGGCAAGGAGATACCGCCCTCGTTCAAGCAGTTCTTTACGAGCACGCTGAGCCTGAAGCACCTCAACATAGCTGGGTGCAAGCTGCCGATGGAGGCGCTCAAGAATCTGTTGCTGGGCCTGGCCTGCAATGAGTCGACGGCGGGTCTGCATCTCGATCTCAGCGGCAATACGCTGGGCACCCAAGGCGCCCACGTGCTCGAGTCCTGCATACACGGCGTACGCGTGCTCCAGAGCCTGGACATCAGCGACAATA ATTTGGATGCCGAACTGGCGTCCGTGCTGACGGCCATCTCGAAGAATCCCTCAATACGCACGCTGCATCTGATGCGCAGCTTGACGGGCATGAAGCCCAAGCATGTGCCCACAGTCATGGATGCGCTGGTCAATCTAATACAAAAGGATGACTTCCCGCTGGTGGAGCTGGTGCTGTCGGAGAACAAGTTGAAGCACGATCTGCACGACTTCATCAATGCGCTGGGCAGCAATCAGAGCCTCCAAAAGCTGGACATCAGTGGCAATTACATGGGCGATGTCGGCGCCCGGCTGCTGGCCAAGGCGCTGCAGATCAACAATCGTCTGCGCACCATTTACCTGGACAAGAACAGCGTCACGCTGCAGGGCTATGCGGATATTGTGTACGCGCTGGAGCACAATCACAGCATGCGCACAATACCCTTCCCAGTGTTCGATATTGCGCCGCATCTGAAAAATCATCCGGATAAGACGGATGCGGTTATGCGCAAAATgcaggagctgctgcagcgcaaCTGCAACGGTCTGAAGCGTGCGAATGGCCAGGGCTTTAGGCTGCAGCATGGCTTTATGCTCTCCTCCACACACCAGCTGGTGGATAAGCTGGTGGCCGAAACACAGGACACCATATCCATAGCCAAGGGCGGCGGCGATAATGTGTCCGCCGTGCAGCGTCTCATCAGCGATGCGGAAAACTGCAAACAGCTGATGCCCAAGCTGCAGGAGGCCGTGCGCAACGATGCGCATCCCATCGAGACGAAGCTGACGCGCGTCGCCGGCGAGCTGAGCTATACGATCCGCAGCTATCTGGAGGAGACGCTCGAGACAATGATACGCACCGGCATCGAGCAGTGCCCCAAAACGCTGGGCAATCAAATTGTTATCCAAGAGCTGCGCAAGGCGCTCAACGAGCGTCTCCAAATACCCGAAGATTTTCTTCAAAACTGTTTGCTCAACAATGCCGGCAGCGAGATCATGAATAAAGTTGG TGAGATAGAGCAGTCGCTAGCTGCGGCCATATCGGATCGTGCCACAGATGAGGTGCTCGAGGCGCTAACACGCTATCGTCGCGGTCTGGGCATATCGGAGTCGCCATCGGTGCTACTGGACGAGCCGCAGACGCCGGACATTGTGCGCAGTCGTTCCAGTCAT GCCACGCCCCATTTGCCGACGAAGCGCCGCTCGGTTGCCCGCAAGGTGCGTCCCCAGTCCGTGGTTGAGAATCTCAGCCTGAGCCACATACCCGATCTGCTAGAGTCGCCCTCATCGCATCGCTCCAGCTCGCAGCTGTCGTCGCGtggcgctgccgccgccgctgcagccgctgcagccggAGCTGGTGGCGCCTCGGCTGCCGGCCACATGATGAGCGACAGCAATGCGGCCATGGACGATGGCAATGTGGACGAGTGCTGTGATTCGATCACGGAGCTGCCCAGCGCCTCGtttcagctgcagcatctgGTCAAGGGTCGGCCCAAGCGCGCCAAGACGCGTGCCCCGACACGGCCGTTGGTTAATGCTGAATGCGCCGCCGGCGCAGTCCGGGATATTGGCGATGGGTTGGAGCACTTTTTTCGGCCCGGCTCGGTCACGCCCACAACGCTGACACCGCTGGTATCGCCCACATCGGAGGAGTGCAGCTCGCTGTCCTTTGTGGACAGCCCGACGATGAGTCGGGACGGCAACGGGCACATGACCTCCGAGGAGACAACGCCCATCATGGAGGAGCGACGACCCATCAAGCTGGAGCGCCAGTCGCCATTGCTCAAGA GCGCCTCGTGGGCTACGCGTTCGCGCTCCACGGACAACCTGGAGAAGTATTCGCCGCTGGTGGGTCGCAAATCGCCGCTGGTCAAAATGCGCACGGAGGGCGGCCCCGGCAATGAGGAGGCGGCAGCTGCCGCAATCGCGCCCAGCGCCGCACTGCTCAAGCCGGGCACGCGCGACGAGAAGATGCGCTCGCCCAGCAGCGACTCCATCAAGAGCCATGCGACAGGCGGCGCCGTTGCCAACGATGGCAGCCTTTTAGTCAAGACGGGCAACGGCATTCTGCGCACACCTCTCGCCCTGCAGAAGCCGCGTCCCTGGTCCGTGGTGGGCAGCGAGCCGAAGGCGAACAACGATCTGGTCACGGGCAATGGCAGCATCGACTCCACCAAAACAACGCCCGATACCCTGGAAGAAG ATATAGAAGTTCTTCCCTTTGGTCCAGGCATTGCGCCAG GCGCCGCGCTGGAGAAGAAATCGGTGCGGGAGCTGGCCGCAGGACTCAGTCGTTTGG AACTGCCCCTCAAGCCGCCCGTAATGCCCAGAACCATGTTGAGCACAGTCAGTCGCACGAGCACCGccagcaatggcagcagccacagcagcagcagcagcagcaacaactccagcgcaacaacaacaatgacaacaacaacaagcacagtATTAAACAATCAGACGCGCTCCAAGATCACCAGCACGAGCAGCACCAACAGTGCAACGCAGGAGACGCTCAGCAAAACCATCATCACGGAGCAcggaaacagcagcagcagcagcagcagcaagagccaGAGCACGGATCATGCCATAGCCTGTGCCAGTCTGATCAGCAACGAGATCCTGAGCATGCGCAATGGACAGCTGGCGACCAAGCCGACCAGCTGCGCGGAGAGCAATGTGAAGCGCATTGCCGGCAAGGAGATCTCAACGCTATTCGAG GAGACATTAGTTGAAGGCCTGCAACGCACCTCGACAAGACGCACCTTTAGAGATTCGCCCTATACCAAGGAGGATGTCGTCGATTTATAA